In Deinococcus psychrotolerans, a genomic segment contains:
- a CDS encoding UbiA family prenyltransferase, translating into MSRLQPRSSAFNLLPLRQVLLVSRPALWVNTLGVAVTGLWLSGQLWNMSAGWLLLLVYLSLPFNLLIYGLNDFSDMAEDARSERKGGWQGARLRSGEENSLLWLILALNLPFLLALAWLLSPAAYGVLLLCAGLFAAYSLRPLRFKTRPFLDGLSNVAYALPLLIPALMVGAAVPALACAALCAYAVGKHAFDAVQDIPADADAHTRTVATTLGAPGAARYALAWFALAGALLWPLSPLSSSALWLVCGGMALRLLRRPTSEQAARLYPLSIVSPWIVGAVSGVQLVYVLAKG; encoded by the coding sequence ATGAGCCGACTGCAACCCCGTTCTTCTGCCTTCAACTTGTTACCGCTGCGCCAAGTGCTGCTCGTTTCGCGGCCTGCGCTGTGGGTCAACACGCTTGGGGTGGCGGTCACGGGCCTGTGGCTGTCGGGGCAGCTCTGGAACATGAGCGCGGGCTGGTTGCTGCTGCTGGTTTACCTCAGCTTGCCGTTCAACTTGCTGATCTACGGCCTCAACGACTTCTCCGACATGGCCGAGGATGCCCGCAGCGAGCGCAAGGGCGGCTGGCAGGGCGCGAGGCTGCGCTCCGGCGAGGAAAACAGCTTGTTGTGGCTGATCCTGGCGCTGAACCTGCCGTTTTTGCTGGCGCTGGCGTGGCTGCTCTCCCCCGCCGCTTACGGCGTGCTGCTGCTGTGTGCGGGGCTGTTCGCGGCTTACAGCTTGCGCCCGCTGCGCTTCAAAACCCGCCCCTTTTTAGACGGCCTGTCCAACGTGGCTTACGCCTTGCCGCTGCTGATTCCGGCGCTGATGGTGGGCGCGGCGGTGCCCGCGCTGGCCTGCGCCGCACTGTGCGCCTACGCGGTGGGCAAGCACGCCTTTGACGCGGTGCAAGACATTCCCGCCGACGCCGACGCCCACACCCGCACGGTGGCGACTACATTGGGCGCACCCGGAGCAGCCCGCTACGCACTGGCTTGGTTTGCCCTCGCCGGAGCGCTGCTGTGGCCGCTGAGTCCGCTGAGCAGCTCGGCGCTGTGGCTGGTGTGCGGTGGTATGGCGCTCCGTTTGCTGCGCCGCCCGACTTCCGAGCAGGCCGCCCGCTTGTACCCGCTGAGCATCGTCTCGCCGTGGATCGTGGGCGCGGTGAGCGGGGTGCAACTGGTGTATGTACTGGCAAAAGGCTAG